A segment of the Saccharomyces kudriavzevii IFO 1802 strain IFO1802 genome assembly, chromosome: 2 genome:
CTCATTTTACTATACCCTATATCTATGCCTATTATCaaccaaaagaaaggtGAAGTGGTCAGCGAATATTCTTGATACTTCAACAAGATTATGTAAGCCCACAATCCTTAAACAGCAAGGGTTCCTTGTACTGCTTAAAAGTACCCTAATATATACTAACTGCGAAAGTGACTCCCAGTTACTGTTCCTTGAAAATAGTTCGTTCTAAATGATTTTTACGAATGTTCTAGAAACATCTACAAAACAGTGGAGAATGATTTACATACTTTGCTGAAATGATAGAACTGaattttatcttcttttgcgcaattatttattcttttgagaATTCAGACCTTGTGCGCACTGCCTTAACCACTTTCCTGAAGAATCATTACTAGCGTTTGCCAACCGGCTGAAGAGATAAGCTTCAGTAAGGGTTCTTCCCATTCAGTTTTCACGGCAGATTCTACTAATAGCTGCCACTCGTCTGGAGAAAGTATTTGCAGGGAGTTTATATATAGCAGCAAGTGGAAGCTTGAGATCTTTTCATGCAATAGATTGAAATCGCCGCTTGAAGCTACTTGAAATAAGTAGTTTTTCAGTTCTTGATAATCTTGAGACTGTCCCATAGCTTGTCTGTTGGTCCACGGAAATCCGGCAGAAGTAACGAATTTTGGATTCGTTTCCGAATCATCCTTAGGGAAACCGTGGGTCAATGTTACTAGAAGGTATTCTACAGGGAATGCAGGCTTAGCATTCTCCTTTACTGTTATACCGTACTCATTAGACTTCATGTAGAAGATTTCAGGCACGTATCTTTCATCGGTGGTGTCATTGATATATGCCATTGAAGGATACGTGGACGCACTTATCATGTCTGCAGTGACTAATGCTTCAGCATCAGTGGAAACCTGGTAGCTTGAAATATCAATTTCCCCTTTCAAATTACCAGATATGACGCACGTGACAAacttggaagaaaaaattccttgCTCGCTATATTTGCTTACATTAGGATGCCTGGTTTGATGTCTAGCAGACATGATAACTTCCAATGAtgagaggaaaaaagaatctttGTGCCTTTTACAAAAAACAGATCCATCGCCTGTCCCTGCGTCAGATAAGTCTGTGAATATTAGCCCAATACGCGAAAGCCCCATTGCTTGAGCTTGTGTGTCAATCTGTAGCATCTCTTCCTTGACTTGTTCGACATCCATGGTTAATCCGTCTTGTTCATCGTGTTGAGGAGGTTCATATATCGCCTCTACAACGGCCTTTAAACCTAAGGGCGTGTTATCATATTTAGAGTAAGAGCCGTACATATAGGCAAACCTCTGCATACCAGTGCATCTCCACGCTTGGATAAATTCATTGATTATTTCACTTTTCTGGAATTCGACGTGATCTACCATTCTGAATTCTTGCTGTTGTAAAGTAATCGCTGATGGCTGACATTTGGAACATATTCCTCGAGGCCACGGTTCGTGACCATTATGGCAGCGCTTGTTGATTCTAAAATCTGGTTCCGAGAGTGGTGCAATGTAGGAGCTCCCGTTCTCTTTCTTGTTagcattttcattcaattttttcaaatatgaaTGAAACGATATatgtttgattttatttttctcatgATATTCTTTATCCCAAGGAGGTAAAGGTGAACAATATTCGCACATTCCTCTATCACCATGCTTGCAAAGTTTCGACCTTTGACGAGGGATTAAACCGTTCTCTTTCTCCAGTACCTCGTCGACATCGAGTTCTTTGCTCCTTAGCGAAGCAGAACCATGTCGAGGGTTGTTCTTTTCACCAATATCTATGGATCTGATTCCGACACCGGCATCACTTGTTTCATTACCGGGCTTGTTCGAATAGTCGAGCATCAGCATGTCGCCATGCTTCAGACCGAGGTCTGTCACTGTTTGATTAGCTAGTTCCGAAACGGCATGGACGTTTTGGCCAGGCTTTTCACAAACCGTAAATGTGTCGACATCGGCATTGGGGCCTAAATTGCCTAACAGCTTTTCAATGACCGCTCCAAAAAGCTCGTTTTCTTCGCAGGAAACTCTATGAATACCTTTTTTTGATCTAAATCTAATAAGCATGCTTCACCAAGATGTATATCGTCCCCACTTTCAGTACTTTAGAGGGACTTTCTCTATCAGGTTATATCATTTGCCACTCTTTGCCTTGCTTTATAAGGGCCTTCCTTAAATGGTATCCGCCCTTCATTACCCGCCAAGAGGCTTCAAAAGTTAAAGGAACACGTCTAAAAGTTGAGGTTATacgtgaaaaaattgatgaaataCTGATGGAATGCCTCATTTCAAGTTACAAGAGTACGGGGAAGAGATACGCAACTGAATAGGTCACTAATATGTCAGGATTCAATGAAACTAAATTCGCTAACAATGGGACGTTTTTTGAAACGGAGGAACCAATTGTAGAGACGAAATCAATCTCCGTTTACACCCCACTCATATATGTCTTTATTCTCGTGGTGTCTCTAGTGATGTTCGCCTCAAGCtacagaaaaaagcagGCCAAAAAGATTAGCGAACAGCCATCCATCTTTGACGAAAATGATGCTCACGACTTGTATCTTCAAGTAAAGGAAATGAgcgaaaatgaaaagattcACGAGAAGGTCTTGAAAGCTGCCTTATTGAATAGAGGTGCAGAATCTATTAGACGATCAttaaaattgaaggaattaGCTCCTCAAATCAACCTTTTATACAAAAACGGTTCGATCGGGGAAGACTACTGGAAGAGGTTTGAAACCGAAGTTAAATTAATTGAGCTGGAATTCAAAGATACCCTTCAAGAAGCTGAAAGATTACAACCAGGTTGGATCCAATTGTTTGTCATGGTCTGTAAAGAGATTTGCTTCAATCAGGCTCTATCTAGGCGTTATcaatcaattttgaaacGCAAAGAAGTTTGTATCGAAGAATGGGagttgaaaataaataatgatGGAAGATTAGTCGATTAGTGCCCTCATATGTACACCAATTTATATTTGTTGATCcagcattttttttttagagaAGCATATATAGAATTCTCATTATCTGCGTTAAAAAATGTTTATAAAAGTATAtacaataacaataaatgATAAAGTAATATGCgaaaagtgaaaagaaaagatccCGGTAACCTCTCTTTTCAGTGCTTTCTACCCTTCTTTTTGCTAACAACCTGGAACTCCCagtcatcatcatcattgcCTGAAAGAGCCAATGCCTCGTTCCAACTTAGCGGATCACTGCCTTGTTTCTCACATTCAGCACGTCTCCTGATGAATTCAGTAGCAAACCTTCTACCATCCATAACGTCACTATTGGCATAAATGGTTTCCTGAATCAACTCCTTGGATTCCGGCCCCGTGGGTAAGCTCAGTAATAGTTCTAAGACATTATTGTTTGTTATTCCAGAATTTAGTTTCATCTGTGATTTGCACCATCTAATAAATTCCTGACGCGGAGAAACACTGTTCAAACTGGCAAATGTACTTGCCGTAGGTGTTGTATTGGTTGTTATCGTTGTCGAAGAGTTCGAACCAGTATTAGCTTTAGAGGAAGAAACAACGGTGCCAATAGCCGTTTTCGCCTTCGAAGTCACCGTGGTCCAGGAAGTTGTGGGAGTAGAGGCAGGATTGGTGGATCTTATTTGCCTGGAAGAGCTTTGAACCTTTTCCCATAacttcttttgttcttcaatgaaattcGGGTCTTCCAATTCCTTTAATGAAGGGGTTTCTTTCACGTTCACGTTCACGTtctttacatttttttggaactGTGATTTTATATCAATTGTTTGATCTGGTGGTGGGCTGGATTTGTTGGCCCAGTTTAGTACAAACTTTGAttcttgcttttgcttttcttctttaatatTTCTCTGTTGTAAATTCGTAgactcttctttcttcgtTTCGTTGCTGGACACGCCATTTTTTACTATAGTTTCGACTGGACTATCGATTTTGACTTTCGAAGCCCATGGTATTGACTTGGCCTTTAAGGCGTTCAACGAGGGTAAATCTTTCGAAATTTTCGAAACTTCTGCTCGCGCTTGCATCGCCTTGTTTGTCTTTTCAACTTGTCTTTGCCTTTCTGATTCCAAAGTTTccctttccttttgtttttttaacAACTCCCTTTCTTCCtttagttttttcaataactcTTGTTCCTCCTTTTGTCTctgtttcttcaacaactgaacctcttcttttctttttagttCTTGATTACGcctttcttgttcttccaACAACGCCTTTGCCATGGCTTCagctttttcctttctccTCGCCTCAATTGCATTGGCTGATTTGTGTTCTGATTTGGGGGttatatttctttgatCGGCGGCGGCCACAGAACCTAATTTGATGTCAACCTCTTTCGTCGTAGTACCACCATCCATATCCCATATATTCTCATGTGTCAATggcttgaaaaaatcattttcaGTAGCTTGAATAGTGTCAGTAGTAACGGCAGTAACTTCGTTCGGGTAAGGGGCCAGATTCAGACTGATAAGATCGGGATTGGTTGATTGGGCGTGCACTTTGTCAAAAGTGCTAAATGGATCTGTATCATACTTCTGGAGTTTTGTCATCAATTCTCCCAAGGTGATAAAAACATCGTTTATTCCAAGTGTTTCCGGAGTGTTGCCTACTCTTGAAATCTGAAGAGTTGAAGCGAAATAGCCACCGATATACCATTGCGACATTAATTGGGTAGTGAATGGACCATGTGTTTGTCCCTGAGTATCTATGTATTTCCAACTGGACTCAATTGATATTTGTGTAGGAAAGTGGGATATTCCGTTTATATCCAAAGCTGGAGATATGTCAGACGAAGGAAATAAGCTGGCATGAGATTGAGCAACAGTTGGTGTTCCCAGCGGAGTAATATCCACAGCTAATGAATGTGTACTCAAATTCATGCCAAGATTAGCAGCGTAgctaaaagaagaagtggACTCGTTTCTCTGCAGTAACGGGTGCTGCTGAACAGGCGTACTAACCCGCGATTCAGCATGTTCACCATGCCAAAAGGAGGGTCCCGTGACCCCTGAACTTTGAGGAATGAATGGCTCTTTGGCGGAAGTAAACGGCGAGGCCGCGCGTTGTATGCCAATAGAATCGATCAAAGAAGATGTCCTACTAAGCGGGTGTCGACCTCCTAAGAGAGGTGTGTTCGACCTAAATGTAGATCCAGGAACACCGTTCACGCCCGCACCAATACCACCATTactattgttgttattaaTCTTGGGTTGACAGGAATCCATAGTGGTGAATGCAGTGCTAGTTCTTTTGCTCTGTGGATCAGCCGAGTCAAGTTTTAAATCCTCAAATTGTTCATCAAAGGAACCGAATAATCTTTGAGAGTCTGGTGCAATCATCACTGAAATGAATTAAGAGGTTTAGTTGAATGCgggaaagaagaagagaagcTCAAGGCGTACGAATGGAAGTGATGAACTTGGAGAAGTTGGTATACTGCG
Coding sequences within it:
- the NPL4 gene encoding nuclear protein localization protein 4 (similar to Saccharomyces cerevisiae NPL4 (YBR170C); ancestral locus Anc_8.589), which translates into the protein MLIRFRSKKGIHRVSCEENELFGAVIEKLLGNLGPNADVDTFTVCEKPGQNVHAVSELANQTVTDLGLKHGDMLMLDYSNKPGNETSDAGVGIRSIDIGEKNNPRHGSASLRSKELDVDEVLEKENGLIPRQRSKLCKHGDRGMCEYCSPLPPWDKEYHEKNKIKHISFHSYLKKLNENANKKENGSSYIAPLSEPDFRINKRCHNGHEPWPRGICSKCQPSAITLQQQEFRMVDHVEFQKSEIINEFIQAWRCTGMQRFAYMYGSYSKYDNTPLGLKAVVEAIYEPPQHDEQDGLTMDVEQVKEEMLQIDTQAQAMGLSRIGLIFTDLSDAGTGDGSVFCKRHKDSFFLSSLEVIMSARHQTRHPNVSKYSEQGIFSSKFVTCVISGNLKGEIDISSYQVSTDAEALVTADMISASTYPSMAYINDTTDERYVPEIFYMKSNEYGITVKENAKPAFPVEYLLVTLTHGFPKDDSETNPKFVTSAGFPWTNRQAMGQSQDYQELKNYLFQVASSGDFNLLHEKISSFHLLLYINSLQILSPDEWQLLVESAVKTEWEEPLLKLISSAGWQTLVMILQESG
- the SEC66 gene encoding Sec63 complex subunit SEC66 (similar to Saccharomyces cerevisiae SEC66 (YBR171W); ancestral locus Anc_8.588), with translation MSGFNETKFANNGTFFETEEPIVETKSISVYTPLIYVFILVVSLVMFASSYRKKQAKKISEQPSIFDENDAHDLYLQVKEMSENEKIHEKVLKAALLNRGAESIRRSLKLKELAPQINLLYKNGSIGEDYWKRFETEVKLIELEFKDTLQEAERLQPGWIQLFVMVCKEICFNQALSRRYQSILKRKEVCIEEWELKINNDGRLVD
- the SMY2 gene encoding Smy2p (similar to Saccharomyces cerevisiae SMY2 (YBR172C) and SYH1 (YPL105C); ancestral locus Anc_8.587), with amino-acid sequence MIAPDSQRLFGSFDEQFEDLKLDSADPQSKRTSTAFTTMDSCQPKINNNNSNGGIGAGVNGVPGSTFRSNTPLLGGRHPLSRTSSLIDSIGIQRAASPFTSAKEPFIPQSSGVTGPSFWHGEHAESRVSTPVQQHPLLQRNESTSSFSYAANLGMNLSTHSLAVDITPLGTPTVAQSHASLFPSSDISPALDINGISHFPTQISIESSWKYIDTQGQTHGPFTTQLMSQWYIGGYFASTLQISRVGNTPETLGINDVFITLGELMTKLQKYDTDPFSTFDKVHAQSTNPDLISLNLAPYPNEVTAVTTDTIQATENDFFKPLTHENIWDMDGGTTTKEVDIKLGSVAAADQRNITPKSEHKSANAIEARRKEKAEAMAKALLEEQERRNQELKRKEEVQLLKKQRQKEEQELLKKLKEERELLKKQKERETLESERQRQVEKTNKAMQARAEVSKISKDLPSLNALKAKSIPWASKVKIDSPVETIVKNGVSSNETKKEESTNLQQRNIKEEKQKQESKFVLNWANKSSPPPDQTIDIKSQFQKNVKNVNVNVKETPSLKELEDPNFIEEQKKLWEKVQSSSRQIRSTNPASTPTTSWTTVTSKAKTAIGTVVSSSKANTGSNSSTTITTNTTPTASTFASLNSVSPRQEFIRWCKSQMKLNSGITNNNVLELLLSLPTGPESKELIQETIYANSDVMDGRRFATEFIRRRAECEKQGSDPLSWNEALALSGNDDDDWEFQVVSKKKGRKH